The genomic stretch AGAACTCCCCTCTACACCAGAAGTGACTAGAGCTTAGAAGCTAAAAATCAAGagcgaagccaagtactatttttgggatAACCCTTATTTATGGAAGATgagagttgatcaagtcatTAGGCGGTGCATACCTGAGTGGGATCAGGAAGACATATTGGTTCATTTCCACTTTCTCGCCTGTGGAGGTCATTTCGGCCTAAAGAAAATAGCCAGGAAGGTTCTAGACAGCGGTTTCTATTGGCCGAATGTGCATAAGGATGCCTATGAATTCTGTAGGAAGTGTAGTCGCTGTCAATTGACAGGGAGAAACTCTGCGAAAGACGAAATGCCGCAGATACCCATTGTGGTTTGTGAAATCTTTGATGTCTGGGGATGGATTTTATGGGCCCTTTTCCTTCATCATATGGGAACTCTTACATCATGGTcgcagtggattatgtgtccAAGTGGGTGGAGACAAAGGCAACTGTAACCTGCGAGGCGAAAGAAGTCGCAAAGTTTTTGAAATCAACCATTTTCAGCAGGTATGGAATTCCCAAAGCCATAATCTCAGACCAGGGTACTCATTTTTGCAATCGCACAATAGAAGCTTTCATGAAGAAGTACGGGGTTAACCATCGGTTGTTCCATATCATCTGCAAAGCAATGGTCAAGCCGAGATTTCGAACAGAGAAGTCAAGAGTATTTTAGAGAAAACGGTGAGCCCTTCGAGGAAGGACTGGAACAAAAGTTTGGACGATGCCTTGTGAGCTTATCGTACTGCTTATAAAACTCCTATCGACATGTCACCATACAGATtggtttttggaaaaatgtgccatcTTCCTGTGGGTATTGAACATAAGACTTACTGGGTAGTACATAAGACTTACTGGGTAGTCAAAGAAGTGAACATGCAACCTCAAGTTTGTGCCGAAGAAAGGAAACTCCAACTgcaagagttggaagaactcagaCTGGAATCATACGATGCAgagccatgtggtataaggaaaaaactaagaTGTGGCATGGCAAGAATCTTTGGGTGAAGGAGCTGCAAGTCGGGCATAAAGTTCTGTTGTACCAGTCGAGACTCAAATTGATACCTGGGAAGCTGAAATCGAAGTGGACGGGACCTTACACCATTATCGCCCTAAGAGCGAATAGAGCAGTGAAGCTTCAGGGAAGTGACCCAAACTCTGCTCCTTTTATGGTCAATGGTCACCGTGTGAAACCTTTTAGGGAAAACTCAAAGGTGCGCATAGTGGAGGAAATTCCACTGCGCACACTTGGTGTCATTGCCTAAATTGATCAGTTAGTAAATATTCTAGGtgatccacttgatcagttgaatGAAGCGTGTTGAATCAGGCATGGAATCTCTAGGATGTTTACAGACTTGTaaatatttgtgaataatgtttttcttttaaatcgaaaatccaaacaaagtaaaatttTTCTAAAACcagaaaaatattttcgggaATTCAGACTGAGCGGATCAAACTACACAACGTGGCTCTTTGCACGACTTCAATTCTTACTTGATCCAGTTGGTTTTGATTCCCAAGTTTTTAGataaagtttttttaaaaattttcactAAGTGTAAAAGGGAAGGTGACCGGCACGTGTCGGGAAAAAGGGGGGGAAAATGGAGATTTTTGGAGGGAAATCGAAAGCTCGCAAATAGAATAGTATTATTTGAACCTCCCGTACTCCACTCTCCCAACTACTCCCCAAATTTCTTACCACGATTTCTCTTTGCAGATTCCGATAAAAGCAAACCCTAGCTCCGAAATCCACCACAATCCACCAAGAGAAATGGAAGGAAAGTCATCAAAAGCTCAGGGAAGTACTTCCGTGACCAAATCCGTCGGTAGTTTGAGGTCTCTATAGCGGGAAGTCGAAAGGTTGGAAGCGATTCTGACCAATGTAGCGCCTGATGTCTCTGAGAGAAGACGCCCTTCAACCCTTACATGTTCCAGCGAAGAGCTTATGAAGATGATACGATCGTTGAACAAAGAGGTGGACCCTGCTTCGGCCCTAGCCCAAATTGAAGCCACTTCCCCACCTCCTACTACCGTGCAAAAAATCCATTCTATTCCACCACCTACCAGCGACCCTGAAATCCCGGAAACAAATAGCGAGGGAACAATGGAGCTAAACGAAGCCGAGAGAGGGGGAAATGAGAATGGTGGAAATAGTGGAGCAAGGAGAAGAAGTCGAGCAGCAGTTGCACGATTCTGGCCCGATTGAAGAAATGCCCGAGGAGATGGTAATTCATACTGAGAGAGAGGTGGAGGAAGTTGAGGTGAACACTGTGGAGCAGGGATTTGAGGGGGTTGTTACAATAGAGGCGGAACAACCATTGCTTACCGGGAAGGaggttaaaaaaaaattagccgCAACAATGTCTGAAGCCGAAAAAATAGAGTTGGACGATACAACACATGAATTTGAGAAGGGCATGACGATTAATGTAGAGGAGAACCCTACTGAGAGGGTGGAGACAAACCCTGTTGAGGGTTTTGATACAAGCACAACTGTACCGGAGAACAGGGATGTGGTAATTGTAACTGATGAGGAGGATGAGACAGAGAAGGTGCCTCTCAGTGATAAGGCCGCCAATCCTTATTTATCAGCGGATGAGAGCCAGAGAAGAGACCTTAAGGAAGAGGTCTGAAGAGGAACAACCGAAGGAAGCACCTAGGCAGAGAGCAGGGGAGAATGTGGAGAGCCAAGCGAGATGTGCTGTGGGAGTTCCACATCGTAGAAGGAGACTCCTCATTGATGAGGAACCTGAAGAGGAGGAGGACGTTTTCTTCACACCCATGGACGCGCAACCTAGTTCTGGGCAGCCAGACCCGCCCGCTAAGGTAGAAGATAGTGAAAGAGAAAAGAGGGAGCGAAAGAGGAAGGGGAAAGCGATCGCGACCCCAGTGAAAAAGAAACCAAGTCAGCCGTCTATGACCTTGTCATTCAAGAAGGAAGACAAagagttgaagaagaagagtGCGAAGCGTATGAGGCATTGAGGCTGGAGCGCTGCTCTAAAAGATGGAACGATGGGGTGAGGAGTGCATCCGAGCAGAGGCCTGAGATGgccagagtgcagttcgaaaagaTGCATGTCCAGCTGGACAACGATTTGTTAGGGCGGATGATCACATTTGATGATCCCCAAACAATGAAGGAATGTGCAGCAAGGATAGGGTcgaccaagaaagcaaggtCTGGAAAGCAGCTACACCAACTCTCCCTGGAGAAGCTACGAGGAGTAGAAGAATTCTTTTTGTACATAACGGGAATAGAATTTGATTGGCTTTTGGATTTGAGCATGC from Salvia splendens isolate huo1 chromosome 15, SspV2, whole genome shotgun sequence encodes the following:
- the LOC121766869 gene encoding uncharacterized protein LOC121766869, translated to MDFMGPFPSSYGNSYIMVAVDYVSKWVETKATVTCEAKEVAKFLKSTIFSRAMWYKEKTKMWHGKNLWVKELQVGHKVLLYQSRLKLIPGKLKSKWTGPYTIIALRANRAVKLQGSDPNSAPFMVNGHRVKPFRENSKVRIVEEIPLRTLGVIA